The DNA segment CGTCGAGGTCGAGGTCCTCCATGTCGTCCAGGCCGCCCGACAGCCGGTAGGCGTCGACGTGGACGAGCGGCGGGCCCTCGCCGAGGGAGGGGTGCACACGGGCGATCACGAAGGTCGGCGACGTGACCGCGCCCCTGACCCCCAGCCCCTCGCCGAGCCCCCGGGTCAGCGTCGTCTTGCCCGCGCCGAGCTCCCCGCTGAGCATCACGAGATCACCGGCGCGCAGCAGTTTGGCGAGTCGCCGGCCCAGCTCCCGCATCTGCTCGGGAGAAGTGACGGTCAGGTCGAGGTCACCCGCG comes from the Streptomyces sp. NBC_00443 genome and includes:
- the tsaE gene encoding tRNA (adenosine(37)-N6)-threonylcarbamoyltransferase complex ATPase subunit type 1 TsaE, with translation MEAPAAPHNAGDLDLTVTSPEQMRELGRRLAKLLRAGDLVMLSGELGAGKTTLTRGLGEGLGVRGAVTSPTFVIARVHPSLGEGPPLVHVDAYRLSGGLDDMEDLDLDVSLPESVIVVEWGEGKVEELTEERLQLVIHRAVGDTTDEVRHVTVTGLGERWAAVDLSVLSA